Proteins encoded by one window of Serratia nevei:
- the lepA gene encoding translation elongation factor 4 yields the protein MKHIRNFSIIAHIDHGKSTLSDRIIQICGGLSDREMAAQVLDSMDLERERGITIKAQSVTLDYKALDGQTYQLNFIDTPGHVDFSYEVSRSLAACEGALLVVDAGQGVEAQTLANCYTAIEMDLEVVPVLNKIDLPAADPDRAAQEIEDIVGIDATDAVRCSAKTGVGVPDVLERLVRDIPPPQGDPDAPLQALIIDSWFDNYLGVVSLVRVKNGTLRKGDKIKVMSTGQVYNADRLGIFTPKQVDRDVLNCGEVGWLVCAIKDILGAPVGDTLTQARQPADKALPGFKKVKPQVYAGLFPISSDDYESFRDALGKLSLNDASLFYEPESSTALGFGFRCGFLGLLHMEIIQERLEREYDLDLITTAPTVVYEVETTGKEVIYVDSPSKLPPLNNIQELREPIAECHMLMPQEYLGNVITLCVEKRGVQTNMVYHGNQVALTYEIPMAEVVLDFFDRLKSTSRGYASLDYNFKRFQASDMVRVDVLINNERVDALALITHRDNSQYRGRELVEKMKDLIPRQQFDIAIQAAIGTHIIARSTVKQLRKNVLAKCYGGDVSRKKKLLQKQKDGKKRMKQVGNVELPQEAFLAILHVGKDGK from the coding sequence ATGAAGCATATACGAAATTTCTCCATTATTGCCCATATTGACCACGGTAAGTCGACGCTGTCTGACCGCATTATCCAAATCTGCGGTGGCTTGTCCGACCGTGAAATGGCCGCGCAGGTGCTCGATTCCATGGATCTGGAGCGCGAGCGCGGCATCACCATCAAAGCGCAGAGCGTGACGCTGGATTATAAGGCGCTGGATGGGCAGACCTATCAACTCAACTTTATCGACACCCCCGGCCACGTTGACTTCTCCTATGAAGTTTCCCGCTCGCTGGCGGCCTGCGAAGGCGCGCTGTTGGTGGTGGACGCCGGTCAGGGCGTAGAAGCCCAGACGCTGGCCAACTGCTACACCGCGATCGAAATGGATCTGGAAGTGGTGCCGGTACTGAACAAGATTGACCTGCCGGCCGCCGATCCGGATCGCGCCGCACAGGAAATCGAAGACATCGTCGGCATCGACGCTACCGATGCGGTGCGCTGCTCGGCCAAAACCGGCGTCGGCGTGCCCGACGTGCTGGAGCGCCTGGTGCGCGATATCCCGCCGCCGCAGGGCGATCCGGATGCGCCGCTGCAGGCGCTGATCATCGACTCCTGGTTCGATAACTACCTGGGCGTCGTGTCTCTGGTGCGCGTCAAGAACGGCACGCTGCGCAAGGGCGACAAGATCAAGGTCATGAGCACCGGCCAGGTGTACAACGCCGATCGCCTGGGCATCTTCACGCCGAAGCAGGTCGATCGCGACGTGCTGAACTGCGGCGAAGTGGGCTGGCTGGTCTGCGCGATCAAAGACATCCTCGGCGCGCCGGTGGGCGATACCCTGACGCAGGCGCGTCAGCCGGCGGATAAAGCGCTGCCGGGCTTCAAGAAAGTGAAGCCGCAGGTGTACGCCGGTCTATTCCCGATCAGCTCCGACGACTATGAATCCTTCCGCGATGCGCTGGGCAAACTGAGCCTCAACGACGCCTCCCTGTTCTACGAGCCGGAAAGCTCCACCGCGCTGGGCTTCGGCTTCCGCTGCGGCTTCCTCGGCCTGCTGCACATGGAGATCATTCAGGAGCGTCTGGAGCGTGAATACGATCTGGATCTGATCACCACCGCGCCGACGGTCGTCTACGAAGTGGAAACCACCGGCAAAGAAGTGATCTACGTCGACAGCCCGTCCAAGCTGCCGCCGTTGAACAATATCCAGGAACTGCGCGAGCCGATCGCCGAATGCCACATGCTGATGCCGCAGGAATACCTGGGCAACGTCATCACCCTGTGCGTTGAGAAGCGCGGCGTGCAGACCAACATGGTCTACCACGGCAACCAGGTGGCGTTGACCTATGAAATCCCGATGGCGGAAGTGGTGCTCGACTTCTTCGACCGCCTGAAGTCCACGTCGCGCGGTTATGCGTCGCTGGATTACAACTTCAAGCGCTTCCAGGCTTCCGACATGGTGCGCGTGGACGTGCTGATCAACAACGAGCGCGTGGATGCGCTGGCGCTGATCACCCACCGCGACAACTCGCAGTATCGCGGCCGTGAACTGGTGGAGAAGATGAAAGATCTGATCCCGCGTCAGCAGTTCGACATCGCGATTCAGGCGGCGATCGGCACGCACATCATCGCGCGTTCCACCGTGAAGCAGTTGCGTAAAAACGTGCTGGCGAAATGCTACGGCGGTGACGTCAGCCGTAAGAAAAAGCTGCTGCAGAAACAGAAAGACGGTAAGAAACGCATGAAGCAGGTCGGCAACGTCGAGCTGCCGCAGGAAGCGTTCCTGGCCATTCTGCACGTCGGTAAAGACGGCAAGTAA
- the rseC gene encoding SoxR-reducing system protein RseC: MMKEWATVVSWQQGVALLRCEPKAGCGSCTARSGCGARALNELVPETEHQLQVHIDQPLEPGQRVEVGIAEGSLLRSAMLVYLTPLLGMMLGGTLLQYCFGSDASAAIGAVLGGGAAFMLARRLARRLGEQADYQPVVLQIGLPPTAMRMQAENSPLI; this comes from the coding sequence ATGATGAAAGAGTGGGCCACGGTGGTTTCGTGGCAACAGGGCGTAGCGCTGCTGCGCTGTGAACCCAAGGCCGGTTGCGGCAGCTGTACCGCGCGCTCCGGCTGCGGCGCGCGCGCGTTGAACGAGCTGGTGCCGGAGACCGAGCATCAGCTGCAGGTGCATATCGATCAGCCGCTCGAACCGGGGCAGCGCGTCGAGGTTGGCATTGCGGAGGGCAGCCTGCTGCGCTCCGCCATGCTGGTTTACCTGACGCCGCTGCTGGGCATGATGTTGGGCGGTACCTTGCTGCAATATTGTTTCGGTAGCGACGCCTCGGCGGCGATCGGCGCCGTGCTGGGCGGCGGGGCGGCCTTTATGCTGGCGCGCCGGTTGGCCCGGCGTCTGGGCGAGCAGGCCGATTACCAGCCGGTGGTGCTGCAGATTGGGTTGCCGCCTACCGCGATGCGCATGCAGGCGGAAAACTCCCCGCTGATTTAA
- the rseB gene encoding sigma-E factor regulatory protein RseB, producing MKQIWFSVCLLTGSLLYSSIAPAQPTASGALLQQMSSASRSLNYELAYISISKQGIESLRYRHAVIGNVPLGQLLHMDGPRREVLQRGGGISYFEPGLEPFTLTGDHIVDALPAIVYADFTRLAKYYDFISVGSTRIADRPCEVLRVVARDGSRYSYIVWMDEDTKLPLRVDLLDRDGETLEQYRVISFAVGADVQGAMQGLLKANLPPLLSLPAVENVQLSWSTGWLPAGVDEVARNRRKLPNVAVPVESRLYSDGLFSFSVNVSPAGSGAGQQYYRQGRRTIQTEVRAGNEITIVGELPPATAKRIADSISFKVSP from the coding sequence ATGAAGCAAATCTGGTTCTCCGTTTGTTTATTGACGGGCAGCCTGCTCTATTCCAGCATCGCCCCGGCGCAGCCAACTGCGTCCGGGGCGTTATTGCAACAGATGAGCAGCGCCAGCCGTTCTCTCAATTACGAGCTCGCCTACATCAGCATCAGCAAGCAGGGAATCGAGTCGTTGCGCTATCGCCATGCGGTGATCGGCAACGTGCCGCTCGGCCAGCTGTTGCATATGGACGGCCCGCGCCGCGAAGTATTGCAGCGCGGCGGCGGGATCAGCTACTTCGAGCCTGGCCTGGAGCCGTTCACGCTCACCGGCGATCACATCGTCGATGCGCTGCCGGCGATCGTCTATGCCGATTTCACCCGTCTGGCCAAGTACTACGACTTCATCTCCGTGGGCAGCACCCGCATCGCCGATCGGCCGTGTGAAGTGCTGCGCGTGGTGGCGCGCGACGGTTCCCGCTACAGCTACATCGTCTGGATGGACGAGGACACCAAGCTGCCGCTGCGGGTGGATCTGCTCGATCGCGACGGCGAAACGCTGGAGCAATATCGGGTGATCTCCTTCGCGGTCGGCGCCGACGTGCAGGGCGCGATGCAGGGGCTGCTCAAAGCCAACCTGCCGCCGCTGCTGTCGCTACCGGCGGTGGAAAACGTCCAGCTCAGCTGGAGCACCGGCTGGCTGCCGGCCGGGGTGGACGAGGTGGCGCGCAATCGCCGCAAATTACCGAATGTCGCCGTGCCGGTCGAATCCCGGCTTTACAGCGACGGTCTGTTCAGCTTCTCGGTCAACGTCAGCCCGGCGGGCAGCGGAGCCGGGCAGCAATACTACCGTCAGGGGCGCCGCACCATTCAGACCGAAGTGCGCGCGGGTAACGAAATCACTATCGTGGGCGAATTGCCGCCGGCTACGGCCAAACGCATCGCTGACAGCATTTCTTTCAAGGTATCGCCGTAA
- the rseA gene encoding anti-sigma-E factor RseA, giving the protein MQKEKLSALMDGESFDSELLSSLSQDRTLQQSWQSYHLIRDTLRGDVGQVMHLDIADRVAAALEKEPARLVPSAVQESQPQPHTWQKMPFWDKVRPWASQITQIGMAACVSLAVIVGVQHYNQPAASSNASESPAFTTLPIMGQASPVSLGVPADSFSTGSGQQQQVQEQRKRINAMLQDYELQRRLHSDQLQLEQSNPQQAAIQVPGTQSLGMQQQ; this is encoded by the coding sequence ATGCAGAAAGAAAAGCTTTCCGCTCTGATGGATGGTGAATCGTTCGACAGCGAGCTGTTGAGTTCTCTGTCGCAAGATCGAACGCTTCAACAAAGCTGGCAGAGCTATCACCTGATACGTGACACACTGCGAGGTGATGTCGGCCAAGTGATGCATCTCGACATCGCCGATCGCGTAGCCGCTGCACTTGAGAAAGAACCCGCCCGGCTGGTGCCTTCCGCCGTTCAGGAGTCTCAGCCGCAGCCTCACACCTGGCAGAAAATGCCGTTCTGGGACAAAGTGCGTCCTTGGGCGAGCCAGATTACGCAAATCGGTATGGCGGCCTGCGTGTCGCTGGCGGTGATCGTCGGCGTACAGCACTATAACCAACCTGCTGCATCATCGAACGCGTCCGAATCGCCGGCCTTCACCACGCTGCCGATCATGGGCCAGGCCTCACCGGTCAGCCTGGGCGTCCCGGCCGACAGCTTCTCCACCGGCAGCGGCCAACAGCAGCAGGTGCAGGAACAGCGCAAGCGTATCAACGCCATGCTGCAGGACTATGAACTGCAACGTCGCCTGCATTCGGATCAGCTGCAGCTTGAACAAAGCAACCCGCAACAGGCTGCCATTCAGGTTCCCGGAACTCAGTCTTTAGGAATGCAACAGCAGTAA
- the rpoE gene encoding RNA polymerase sigma factor RpoE: protein MSEQLTDQVLVERVQKGDQKSFNLLVVRYQHKVASLVSRYVPQGDVPDVVQESFIKAYRALESFRGDSAFYTWLYRIAVNTAKNYLVAQGRRPPSSDVDANDAENYESAGALKEISNPENLMLSEELRQIVFRTIESLPEDLRMAITLRELDGLSYEEIAAIMDCPVGTVRSRIFRAREAIDNKVQPLIQR from the coding sequence ATGAGCGAGCAGTTAACGGATCAAGTTCTGGTCGAGCGGGTCCAAAAGGGCGATCAGAAATCGTTTAACCTACTGGTAGTGCGCTATCAGCATAAGGTGGCGAGTCTCGTTTCCCGCTATGTGCCGCAGGGCGATGTGCCCGATGTGGTGCAGGAGTCGTTTATCAAGGCCTATCGCGCACTGGAATCGTTCCGTGGCGACAGCGCTTTTTATACCTGGTTGTATCGAATCGCCGTGAACACGGCAAAGAATTATCTGGTTGCTCAGGGGCGCCGTCCGCCATCCAGTGATGTGGACGCCAACGATGCGGAAAATTACGAAAGTGCGGGCGCACTGAAAGAAATTTCGAACCCTGAGAACTTAATGTTGTCAGAAGAGCTGAGACAGATAGTTTTCCGTACCATTGAGTCGCTTCCTGAGGATCTTCGCATGGCGATTACCCTGCGGGAGTTGGATGGTCTAAGCTACGAAGAGATAGCTGCCATCATGGATTGCCCGGTCGGAACCGTACGTTCGCGTATTTTCCGCGCCCGGGAAGCTATCGATAATAAAGTTCAACCGCTGATCCAGCGTTAG
- the nadB gene encoding L-aspartate oxidase — MQPSSEHVSDVLIVGSGAAGLSLALRLAQHCKVTVLSKGPLSEGATFYAQGGIAAVFDETDSIASHVDDTLIAGAGLCDKEAVEFIAGNARHCVQWLIDQGVLFDTEVNAQGEEHYHLTREGGHSHRRILHAADATGKEVETTLVGKASAHPNICVMERRNAVDLITSNKIGLPGTRRVVGAYVWNRELERVETYRAKTVVLATGGAAKVYQYTTNPDISSGDGIAMAWRAGCRVANLEFNQFHPTCLFHPQARNFLLTEALRGEGAYLKRPDGSRFMPDFDPRGELAPRDIVARAIDHEMKRLGADCMYLDISHKPAEFITQHFPMIHEKLLTLGFDLTRQPIPIVPAAHYTCGGVMVDQHGRTDLDGLYAIGEVSYTGLHGANRMASNSLLECLVYGWSAAEDILQRLPFIQQAKQVPHWDESRVDDADERVVIQHNWHELRLFMWDYVGIVRTTKRLERALRRINTLQAEIDEYYAHFRISNNLLELRNLVQVAELIVRSAMARKESRGLHYTLDYPDLLPEALPTILQP; from the coding sequence ATGCAACCATCATCTGAACATGTTAGCGATGTACTGATCGTCGGCAGCGGCGCTGCGGGCCTGTCACTGGCGCTGCGCCTGGCGCAGCATTGCAAGGTTACCGTTCTCAGCAAGGGGCCGCTCAGCGAGGGCGCCACCTTTTATGCCCAAGGCGGGATCGCCGCGGTGTTCGATGAGACGGACAGCATTGCCTCACACGTTGATGACACTTTGATTGCCGGCGCCGGCCTGTGCGACAAAGAGGCCGTCGAATTCATCGCCGGCAACGCGCGCCACTGCGTGCAGTGGCTGATCGATCAGGGCGTGCTGTTCGACACCGAGGTCAACGCGCAGGGCGAGGAGCATTATCACCTCACGCGCGAAGGTGGCCACAGCCATCGCCGCATCCTGCACGCCGCGGACGCTACCGGTAAGGAAGTAGAGACCACGCTGGTGGGGAAAGCAAGCGCTCACCCCAATATTTGCGTGATGGAGCGCCGCAACGCGGTTGACCTGATTACCTCGAACAAAATCGGCCTGCCGGGCACCCGCCGAGTGGTGGGCGCTTACGTCTGGAACCGCGAGCTGGAGCGGGTGGAAACCTACCGCGCCAAAACGGTGGTGCTGGCGACCGGCGGCGCGGCCAAGGTATACCAATACACCACCAACCCGGACATCTCCTCCGGCGACGGCATCGCCATGGCCTGGCGCGCCGGCTGCCGGGTCGCCAACCTGGAGTTCAACCAGTTCCACCCGACCTGCCTGTTCCATCCTCAGGCGCGCAACTTCCTGCTGACCGAAGCGCTGCGCGGCGAAGGGGCTTACCTGAAGCGCCCGGACGGCAGCCGCTTTATGCCCGATTTTGACCCGCGCGGCGAACTGGCCCCGCGCGATATCGTCGCCCGCGCCATCGACCATGAAATGAAGCGCCTGGGCGCCGACTGCATGTACCTGGACATCAGCCACAAGCCGGCGGAGTTCATCACCCAGCACTTCCCAATGATCCACGAGAAGCTGCTGACGCTGGGCTTCGATCTGACCCGGCAGCCGATCCCGATCGTCCCGGCGGCGCACTACACCTGCGGCGGCGTGATGGTCGATCAGCACGGCCGCACCGATCTCGACGGGCTGTACGCCATCGGCGAGGTCAGCTATACCGGCCTGCACGGCGCCAACCGCATGGCGTCGAATTCGCTGCTGGAGTGCCTGGTGTACGGTTGGTCGGCGGCGGAAGACATTCTGCAGCGCCTGCCGTTCATTCAGCAGGCCAAACAGGTGCCGCACTGGGATGAAAGCCGGGTGGATGATGCGGACGAACGGGTGGTGATTCAGCACAACTGGCACGAGCTGCGGCTGTTCATGTGGGATTACGTCGGCATCGTGCGCACCACCAAGCGGTTGGAACGCGCCCTGCGCCGCATCAACACGCTGCAGGCGGAAATCGACGAGTACTACGCTCACTTCCGCATCTCCAACAACCTGCTGGAGCTGCGCAATCTGGTGCAGGTGGCCGAGCTTATCGTGCGCAGCGCCATGGCGCGCAAAGAGAGCCGCGGCCTGCACTACACGCTGGACTATCCGGATCTGCTGCCGGAAGCGCTGCCGACCATTTTGCAGCCTTAA
- the trmN gene encoding tRNA(1)(Val) (adenine(37)-N(6))-methyltransferase TrmN produces MLRQFYSQVVSVSKRSKADFTPRRGGFTFKQFFVAHDRCAMKVGTDGVLLGAWAPLGQARRVLDIGSGSGLIALMLAQRSGDEVTIDAVELDEAAAGQARENAAESPWPQRIRVHAQDIHHYAQQHAAEYDLIVSNPPYFEPAVACRDQARHNARYTETLTHDALLACAAQLLAEQGTFCVVLPHDIGAEFERLAQQSGWQTAAKVNVSDRADTPLHRVLLALTRRETPLREQALAIKQADGSYTDDFRRLIADFYLFY; encoded by the coding sequence ATGCTACGCCAGTTTTATAGCCAGGTGGTGAGTGTGAGCAAGCGATCGAAAGCCGATTTTACCCCGCGCCGCGGGGGTTTTACCTTTAAACAATTCTTTGTCGCCCACGATCGTTGCGCCATGAAAGTGGGCACCGACGGGGTGCTGCTCGGCGCCTGGGCGCCGCTGGGGCAGGCGCGCCGGGTGCTGGACATCGGCAGCGGCAGCGGGCTGATCGCGCTGATGCTGGCGCAGCGCAGCGGCGACGAAGTGACCATTGACGCGGTGGAGCTGGATGAAGCCGCCGCCGGCCAGGCGCGCGAAAATGCGGCGGAGTCGCCGTGGCCGCAGCGCATCCGCGTGCATGCGCAGGATATTCACCATTATGCGCAGCAGCATGCCGCTGAGTATGATCTGATCGTCAGTAATCCGCCTTATTTCGAGCCGGCGGTGGCCTGCCGCGACCAGGCGCGCCACAACGCGCGTTACACCGAAACCCTGACGCACGATGCGCTGTTGGCCTGTGCGGCACAGCTGCTGGCGGAACAGGGAACGTTCTGCGTGGTGCTGCCGCATGACATCGGCGCCGAATTCGAACGTCTGGCGCAGCAAAGCGGCTGGCAGACGGCGGCGAAAGTGAACGTCAGCGATCGGGCCGATACGCCGCTGCACCGGGTGCTGCTGGCGCTGACGCGGCGGGAAACGCCGCTGCGGGAGCAGGCGCTGGCGATCAAGCAGGCCGATGGCAGCTATACCGACGATTTCCGCCGGTTGATCGCCGACTTCTACCTGTTCTACTGA
- the srmB gene encoding ATP-dependent RNA helicase SrmB — protein sequence MTATTFSELELDDRLIDALRDKGYDRPTAIQAAAIPPAMDGRDVLGSAPTGTGKTAAFLLPVLQHLLDFPRKKSGPPRVLILTPTRELAMQVADQARELAAHTSLDIATITGGVAYMNHAEVFSENQDVVVATTGRLLQYIKEENFDCRAVETLILDEADRMLDMGFAQDIETISAETRWRNQTLLFSATLEGEAIREFAERILKEPVEVEADPSRRERKKILQWYYRADDVQHKTALLIHLLKQPDVQKSVIFVRKRERVHELATWLREAGINTCYLEGEMVQAKRNEAVKRMMDGRVNVLVATDVAARGLDILDITHVFNFDMPRTADTYLHRIGRTGRAGRKGTAISLVEAHDHLLLGKVGRYLNEPLKARVIDELRPKTKVPNEKSNGKPSKKVLAKRAEDKAKNKEKAKVKVRHRDAKNVGKRRQAKAKPAGDAE from the coding sequence ATGACAGCAACCACTTTTTCCGAACTCGAACTCGATGATCGCCTGATCGACGCGCTGCGCGACAAAGGCTACGATCGCCCCACCGCCATTCAGGCCGCTGCGATCCCGCCGGCGATGGACGGGCGCGACGTCTTAGGTTCGGCTCCGACCGGCACCGGCAAAACCGCCGCCTTCCTGCTGCCCGTGTTGCAGCACCTGCTGGACTTTCCACGCAAAAAATCCGGCCCGCCGCGCGTACTGATCCTGACGCCAACGCGTGAACTGGCGATGCAGGTCGCCGATCAGGCGCGTGAATTGGCTGCTCATACCTCGCTGGATATCGCCACCATCACCGGCGGCGTCGCTTACATGAACCACGCGGAAGTGTTCAGCGAAAACCAGGACGTGGTGGTCGCCACCACCGGCCGTTTGCTGCAATACATTAAAGAAGAGAACTTCGACTGCCGCGCGGTGGAAACCTTGATCCTCGACGAAGCCGACCGCATGCTCGATATGGGCTTCGCGCAGGACATCGAAACCATCTCCGCCGAAACCCGCTGGCGCAACCAGACGCTGCTGTTCTCCGCCACGCTGGAAGGCGAAGCGATCCGCGAATTCGCCGAGCGCATCCTGAAAGAGCCGGTGGAAGTGGAAGCCGATCCGTCGCGCCGCGAACGCAAAAAGATCCTGCAGTGGTACTACCGTGCCGATGACGTGCAGCACAAAACCGCGCTGCTGATCCACCTGCTGAAACAGCCGGACGTGCAGAAATCGGTGATCTTCGTGCGCAAACGCGAGCGCGTGCACGAGCTGGCCACCTGGCTGCGCGAAGCAGGCATCAACACTTGCTATCTCGAAGGCGAAATGGTGCAGGCCAAACGCAACGAAGCGGTCAAACGCATGATGGATGGCCGGGTTAACGTGCTGGTCGCCACCGACGTTGCCGCACGCGGTCTGGATATCCTCGATATCACCCACGTGTTCAACTTCGACATGCCGCGCACGGCGGACACCTACCTGCACCGCATCGGCCGTACCGGCCGCGCCGGGCGCAAAGGCACCGCCATTTCGCTGGTGGAAGCGCACGACCATCTGTTGCTGGGCAAAGTGGGCCGTTACCTGAACGAGCCGCTGAAAGCGCGCGTGATCGACGAACTGCGGCCAAAAACCAAGGTGCCGAACGAGAAGAGCAACGGCAAGCCATCGAAGAAAGTGCTGGCCAAACGCGCGGAAGATAAAGCGAAGAACAAAGAAAAGGCCAAGGTGAAAGTGCGCCATCGCGACGCCAAAAACGTCGGTAAACGCCGTCAGGCGAAGGCCAAACCGGCCGGCGACGCGGAATAA
- a CDS encoding ankyrin repeat domain-containing protein yields MPEGRRLRRALAIALLALVAVTGLLMMAKEQQMGQEISPFDGHSNLALAQAVARGDTQGIHAQATQDRLRERGDRQVTLLQWAVLSQQPDSVQALLDLGADPAAAGLDGNSALHTAAMLQDAQYLRLLLAKGAQVNVRNAVTGATPLAAAVLAGREEQLRMLLAAGADTTLSDRLGDTPLHLAAKINAPHLALLLLQAGADARARNQQGVAFQFYFSQTPAHLQNDELKAQFRELDKWLQGHRLATHYAQQ; encoded by the coding sequence ATGCCTGAAGGGCGTCGCTTGCGGCGGGCGCTGGCGATAGCCTTACTGGCGCTGGTCGCGGTGACCGGTTTACTGATGATGGCTAAGGAGCAACAGATGGGGCAGGAGATTTCGCCGTTTGACGGCCACAGCAATCTGGCGCTGGCTCAGGCGGTGGCGCGTGGCGATACGCAGGGTATCCATGCGCAGGCCACGCAGGATCGCTTGCGCGAACGGGGCGATCGGCAGGTCACGCTGTTGCAGTGGGCGGTGCTTTCGCAGCAGCCGGATAGCGTGCAGGCGTTGCTGGATCTCGGCGCCGACCCGGCGGCGGCGGGGCTGGACGGCAACAGCGCGCTGCACACCGCGGCGATGCTGCAAGACGCGCAGTACCTGCGGCTGTTGCTGGCCAAAGGGGCGCAGGTGAACGTGCGTAATGCCGTTACCGGCGCCACGCCGCTTGCGGCGGCGGTGCTGGCCGGGCGTGAAGAGCAACTGCGGATGTTGCTGGCGGCCGGGGCGGACACCACCTTGAGCGACCGGCTGGGGGATACCCCGCTGCATCTGGCGGCGAAGATTAACGCGCCGCACCTGGCGCTGCTGCTGTTGCAGGCCGGGGCCGATGCCCGGGCGCGCAACCAGCAGGGCGTCGCGTTCCAGTTTTATTTCTCGCAAACGCCGGCGCATTTGCAGAATGACGAACTGAAGGCGCAGTTCCGCGAACTGGATAAATGGCTGCAGGGGCACCGCTTGGCCACGCACTACGCACAGCAGTAA
- a CDS encoding DUF2974 domain-containing protein, whose translation MSMPLSFTSAVSPVAAIPTPRAATETATAAQPAAALANPAPVASPSQNTLNAQNLLNTLVGDISAAAPTAAAAPGVTRGQQSQEGDYALALLAKDVYSLTGQGAAGFNRLSDSALLGFGIDPASLHDVGSGFQAGIYSNDKQYVLAFAGTNDWRDWLSNVRQATGYDDVQYNQAVAAAKSAKAAFGDALVIAGHSLGGGLAATAALATGTVAVTFNAAGVSDYTLNRLGIDPAAAKKDAEAGGIRRYSEQYDMLTSTQESTSLIPDAIGHNITLANNDTLTGIDDWRPSKHLDRSLTAHGIDKVISSMAEQKPWEAKANA comes from the coding sequence TCGCGCCGCTACCGAGACGGCGACGGCGGCGCAGCCCGCGGCAGCGCTGGCAAATCCGGCGCCGGTGGCCTCTCCCTCTCAGAACACGCTGAACGCGCAGAATCTGTTGAATACGCTGGTCGGCGATATCTCAGCGGCGGCACCGACGGCGGCGGCAGCGCCGGGCGTGACGCGGGGGCAGCAATCGCAGGAGGGGGATTATGCGTTGGCGCTGTTGGCCAAGGACGTTTACTCACTCACTGGCCAGGGTGCCGCCGGGTTCAACCGCCTGAGCGACAGCGCGCTGCTCGGTTTCGGCATCGATCCCGCCAGCCTGCACGACGTGGGCAGCGGTTTCCAGGCTGGGATTTACAGCAACGACAAGCAGTATGTGTTGGCGTTCGCCGGCACCAACGACTGGCGCGATTGGCTGAGCAACGTGCGGCAGGCGACGGGCTATGACGATGTGCAGTACAATCAGGCTGTTGCCGCTGCCAAAAGCGCCAAGGCGGCCTTCGGCGATGCGCTGGTGATCGCCGGCCATTCGCTTGGCGGCGGTCTGGCGGCCACGGCCGCGCTGGCGACCGGCACGGTCGCGGTCACCTTCAACGCGGCCGGGGTGTCGGATTACACCCTGAATCGCCTGGGTATCGATCCGGCGGCGGCGAAGAAAGATGCCGAAGCCGGCGGTATTCGCCGTTACAGCGAACAATATGACATGCTGACCAGCACCCAGGAGTCGACCTCGCTGATCCCGGACGCCATCGGCCACAACATCACCCTGGCCAACAACGATACCCTGACCGGCATCGATGACTGGCGGCCGAGCAAGCATCTGGATCGCAGCCTGACGGCGCACGGCATCGACAAGGTGATAAGCTCGATGGCGGAACAAAAGCCGTGGGAGGCGAAGGCCAATGCCTGA